GTTTTTCACTCTAAATCTAAAGCTTAACGATAGTGCCCGGGGCGTAGGAAACATGTAGAACCGTTGGCCGGGACTCGGCAATCCCTAGACGTAGCGCGTCAGCTGGGCGTAGAAGTCCTGCAGGCAGATTTGGAGCTGCTCGAACGACGGTCGCTCCATCGGCATCATCGTCCAGCAGTAGGCCATTATTGCGAACCTGGGAGATGTGAAGAAGATCAAATTAGTGGTCAATGGTTCAGAGTTTGGGACGGTTGGGGCCTTGTTGGTGAGTACTTACAGCTCATCTGGACAGTTGATGGGTTGCGATAACCGGTAGCCATCGCGGAGATAGTGCTCCATCTCGAATGGATCAACCTGGAAGTAAGAGCAAGAGATCTCTCATTACAACTCCTCTGTATTACATTGATATGACAATGTTCATTCTTACCTCCGCGTAAGGCTGTCGGGCAAGTGTGCACAGTTCCCACATAAGCACACCGAACGCCCAGGTGTCGGACGATTCACTGAACTGCTTGAACTGGATCGACTCGAGCGCCAGCCACTTAATCGGACGGTTCTCACTATCACCCAGGCAGTAGTAGTCACCGGGGAAGAGATCACGCGACAGTGAGTTGTCTGCCAGCTTCACGCGCAACTGATCGTCAATCCTGGAAATAGAAGTGAAAACAAGAAATTCAACATTAAATCCCGTTTTCTGATGCCCTTCAATGAATTCTTCACTTCAAAAGAATACTTACACGCAGTTTCGTGCCGCAATATCCTTGTGAATCACACCGTGACTGTGCAGATGGCCGAGTGCCTGAGCGAGCTGGAGCTGTATCTTAACGATCTGGATCGTAGTAAGCGTGCGCGCTACCGGTTCCTGCAGGAAGATCTTCAAGTTGCGTGTGTTCTCCGGTGCCAGATAGAGCAGGAACGGTGCGGTATGGTCGTCGATCGATACACCCAGCACGGAAAGAATGCCCGGATGTTGGGCACCGTACAGGCTCATGCCTTCGTGTAGCAGCAGCGAGACTTGCACCTGCGATGCGTGTGGTCCAACCGTCTTCACCAACACCTCCTGGCTGTCGTTGTAGCTGCCGCGGTACACCCGTCCGAATGTTCCCTCCTGAAGTAGGCTCGAAAGACGCACACGACACCGTTGTACGGTGAGTTCCGAGATGCGACGCTGTAGCTCTTCCGGTTCGG
This sequence is a window from Anopheles merus strain MAF chromosome 3R, AmerM5.1, whole genome shotgun sequence. Protein-coding genes within it:
- the LOC121596102 gene encoding tyrosine-protein kinase Dnt-like; the protein is MTNLCVYVGLLLSLLVAAGEAHLNLFLNVIEVQRLLGLSAEIYYIREGQVNAYALHFTVPVPAHLEEISFSWQSLADRPLPYRIHIDAPDPEALPKPSMNISTQGEIPEHIETFAIGLRCSGIVSAEVEVTITIEITLDPLTGNTTELLFRRKKICLMSEHPDVNQPDPYLLENASNGQNGLITIIIGGILAILFVSIFIMIAYCVRGSFNRKPHHAQPIRTSSFQRLQTHAPSAPSSIVSPPSIAPTIATLSRNRIYANAEPEELQRRISELTVQRCRVRLSSLLQEGTFGRVYRGSYNDSQEVLVKTVGPHASQVQVSLLLHEGMSLYGAQHPGILSVLGVSIDDHTAPFLLYLAPENTRNLKIFLQEPVARTLTTIQIVKIQLQLAQALGHLHSHGVIHKDIAARNCVIDDQLRVKLADNSLSRDLFPGDYYCLGDSENRPIKWLALESIQFKQFSESSDTWAFGVLMWELCTLARQPYAEVDPFEMEHYLRDGYRLSQPINCPDELFAIMAYCWTMMPMERPSFEQLQICLQDFYAQLTRYV